The Oscillospiraceae bacterium genome contains a region encoding:
- a CDS encoding MFS transporter: MRPGRALAAVGLDALARGILVPVMSLLALEKGLTLAQLAAGLALYSAAAFLLEVPSGILADLLGRKRVFLLAQCSYGFALALFWAARGAPALYGALVLYGIAKALASGSMDALYIDSCLAQHTAGGLPRAAMRLNLWGTAGYAVGSLLGGGLNWAGQTLAGQGGGAVLPAALLLALGVAAAGLLTQEALPGGQSGAERGQKRRPAAALRKACAASPALPVLLGSTLFTGVALALIETFWQPRFTALLPSRSLSWLLGVLGFAYFAVSALGSVLADRLLAGHGPRGVYLAFGGLFGLGVAALSFAATPLAFGLLYLALYLAFGIATTAQSVAINADSPPEVRATLLSGQGFALQIGGFAASLGASLFADRLGVPALWQWGAGLFLAGMLVTGMLLRGVRKTK, from the coding sequence ATGAGGCCCGGCCGGGCGCTGGCCGCCGTTGGGCTGGACGCCCTTGCCCGGGGCATTCTGGTGCCGGTGATGAGCCTGCTGGCGCTGGAAAAAGGGCTGACCCTGGCCCAGCTGGCGGCGGGGCTGGCGCTGTATTCGGCCGCCGCCTTTTTGCTGGAGGTGCCCAGCGGCATTTTGGCGGACCTTTTGGGCCGCAAGCGGGTGTTTTTGCTGGCACAGTGCAGCTATGGCTTTGCGCTGGCGCTGTTTTGGGCTGCGCGGGGGGCGCCGGCATTGTATGGGGCGCTGGTGCTGTATGGGATAGCGAAAGCGCTGGCCAGCGGCAGCATGGACGCCCTGTACATTGATAGCTGCCTGGCCCAGCACACGGCGGGGGGGCTGCCGCGGGCGGCCATGCGGCTGAACCTGTGGGGCACGGCCGGCTATGCCGTGGGCTCGCTGCTGGGCGGGGGGCTGAACTGGGCCGGGCAGACCCTTGCGGGGCAGGGGGGCGGCGCGGTGCTGCCCGCCGCCCTGCTGCTGGCCCTGGGCGTGGCGGCGGCGGGCCTTTTGACACAGGAGGCGCTGCCCGGCGGCCAAAGCGGCGCGGAACGCGGCCAAAAGCGGCGGCCCGCCGCCGCGCTGCGCAAGGCCTGCGCCGCCAGCCCCGCCCTGCCGGTGCTGCTGGGCTCGACCCTGTTTACCGGTGTGGCGCTGGCGCTGATCGAGACCTTTTGGCAGCCGCGTTTTACAGCGCTGCTGCCCAGCCGGAGCCTTTCCTGGCTTTTGGGGGTGCTGGGCTTTGCCTACTTTGCCGTTTCGGCGCTGGGCAGCGTTCTGGCGGACCGGCTGCTGGCCGGGCATGGCCCGCGCGGGGTATACCTTGCCTTCGGCGGGCTGTTCGGCCTGGGGGTCGCGGCGCTGAGCTTTGCGGCTACGCCGTTGGCGTTTGGGCTTTTGTACCTTGCCCTGTATCTTGCGTTCGGCATTGCCACCACGGCCCAGAGCGTGGCGATCAATGCCGATTCGCCGCCCGAGGTGCGGGCCACGCTGCTGAGCGGCCAGGGCTTTGCACTGCAGATCGGCGGCTTTGCGGCCAGCCTGGGGGCAAGCCTTTTTGCCGACCGTTTGGGCGTGCCGGCGCTTTGGCAATGGGGTGCGGGACTGTTTTTGGCGGGAATGCTTGTTACCGGCATGCTGCTGCGCGGGGTGCGAAAAACAAAATAA